In the Mastacembelus armatus chromosome 2, fMasArm1.2, whole genome shotgun sequence genome, one interval contains:
- the LOC113127354 gene encoding complement C1q-like protein 2, whose product MLLLALAIAVPLLLLRTSETTAHYYEMMGTCRMVCDPYSPKPGGATAVEVIQNVNDVAPQPPMAQGSRGEPGRPGKPGPRGPPGEPGPPGPRGPPGERGDSKLAFPALTGAVGSENAETDGANSSASSFRIAFYVGLKNPHEGYEVLKFDDVITNLGNHYDPSTGKFTCHVSGIYFFTYHVLMRGGDGTSMWADLCKNGQVRASAIAQDADQNYDYASNSAVLHLDSGDEVYVKLDGGKAHGGNNNKYSTFSGFILYPD is encoded by the exons ATGCTTCTTCTGGCTCTGGCCATCGCTGTCCCGTTACTGTTGCTCCGCACCTCTGAGACCACCGCTCATTATTATGAGATGATGGGCACCTGTCGGATGGTCTGCGACCCATACAGCCCCAAACCGGGAGGCGCCACCGCAGTGGAGGTGATCCAAAACGTGAACGATGTCGCTCCGCAGCCGCCAATGGCGCAAGGGAGTCGTGGCGAGCCGGGGCGACCAGGTAAACCGGGACCTCGGGGCCCGCCAGGAGAACCAGGACCCCCGGGTCCAAGGGGGCCACCGGGGGAGCGCGGCGATTCTAAACTCGCGTTCCCCGCATTAACCGGAGCTGTGGGGTCTGAAAACGCAGAAACGGACGGTGCAAACTCATCAGCCAGCAGTTTCAGGATCGCTTTTTATGTTGGTCTTAAAAATCCACATGAGGGCTATGAGGTGTTAAAGTTTGACGACGTGATTACAAACTTGGGGAACCACTACGATCCGAGCACCGGGAAGTTCACCTGTCATGTATCCGGGATCTATTTCTTCACCTACCATGTGCTGATGCGTGGAGGGGACGGAACCAGCATGTGGGCCGACTTGTGCAAAAACGGACAG GTGCGGGCAAGTGCCATAGCTCAGGATGCAGACCAGAATTACGACTACGCCAGCAATAGTGCTGTGCTGCACTTGGACTCTGGAGATGAGGTCTACGTCAAACTGGACGGCGGCAAGGCTCATGGcggcaacaacaacaaatacagCACCTTCTCCGGCTTCATCTTATACCCTGATTAA